A genome region from Chryseobacterium indicum includes the following:
- a CDS encoding class I SAM-dependent methyltransferase produces MINKIANKIKLLSHSGSTYHCPYCGYDSKDLEVVGHDLKVLRDKQVIGGGRRAAGCYKCHSRDRERLLYAFLIEELKVTDNKNFSILHIAPEPKLSTIFLKSNVKEYICGDLFTKGYDYPSHVKNMNVMDIPYEDDHFDLAICNHVLEHIPEDTKAMKELHRVLKPGGHAVLQVPISKNSQQTHEDFTITDRNKREELFGQFDHVRIYGQDYVSRLESVGFKVKRINISEKYKKFGLNPDEDIFYCEK; encoded by the coding sequence CAGGTTCAACCTATCACTGTCCTTATTGCGGTTACGACTCTAAAGATCTGGAAGTTGTAGGGCACGACCTTAAAGTTCTGAGAGATAAACAGGTAATTGGCGGCGGAAGACGCGCTGCAGGATGCTACAAATGCCATTCAAGAGACCGAGAGAGACTTTTATATGCATTTTTAATTGAAGAACTGAAAGTTACGGATAACAAAAATTTCAGCATTCTTCACATTGCTCCGGAACCCAAGCTTTCCACTATATTTTTAAAATCAAATGTAAAAGAATACATCTGCGGCGATTTGTTTACAAAAGGTTATGATTATCCAAGCCATGTAAAAAACATGAATGTGATGGACATTCCTTATGAAGACGATCATTTTGATCTTGCGATCTGCAACCATGTTCTGGAACATATTCCGGAAGATACAAAAGCTATGAAGGAGCTTCACAGAGTTTTAAAACCGGGAGGTCATGCTGTTTTGCAGGTTCCTATTTCAAAAAACAGCCAACAGACTCATGAAGACTTTACTATTACCGACCGAAATAAAAGAGAAGAATTATTCGGGCAGTTTGATCATGTGAGAATTTATGGACAGGATTATGTATCAAGGCTGGAAAGTGTTGGTTTTAAAGTAAAAAGAATAAATATTTCAGAAAAATATAAGAAATTTGGTCTTAATCCCGACGAAGATATTTTCTACTGCGAAAAATAA